One region of Quercus lobata isolate SW786 chromosome 2, ValleyOak3.0 Primary Assembly, whole genome shotgun sequence genomic DNA includes:
- the LOC115977534 gene encoding ATP phosphoribosyltransferase 2, chloroplastic-like: MSMLQPFLSGSTTPSFPFKRTVLVCCAPSQPSHVAVANGPVLDARVPERTDIRIGLPSKGRMTSDTLDLLKDCQLSVKQANPRQYVAQIPELANLEVWLQRPKDIVRKLASGDLDLGIVGLDTVSEYGQGNEELVLVHDALDYGNCRLSLAIPKYGIFENINSLEELAQMSQWTAEKPLRVATGFTYLGPKFMKENGLKYVTFSTADGALEAAPVMGIADAILDLVSSGTTLKENSLKEIEGGIVLESQAVLVASRRALIQRKGALDITKEILERLEAHLRAVGQFTVTANMRGSSAEEVAERILGQPSLSGLQGPTVSSVFCKRDGKVAPDYFAIVVCVPKKALYKSVQQLRAVGGSGVLVSPLTYIFDEETPRWRELLRKLGL; this comes from the exons ATGTCGATGCTCCAGCCGTTTCTCTCAGGCTCAACAACGCCTTCATTCCCCTTCAAACGCACCGTTTTGGTGTGCTGCGCTCCGTCGCAGCCGTCTCACGTGGCGGTGGCGAACGGACCGGTGCTCGACGCTCGGGTCCCCGAGCGAACCGACATCCGCATCGGCCTACCTAGCAAAGGCCGCATGACCTCTGATACTTTAGATCTTCTCAAA gATTGTCAATTGTCGGTGAAGCAAGCGAATCCGCGACAATATGTTGCGCAAATTCCTGAG CTTGCCAATTTGGAAGTTTGGCTTCAGCGGCCAAAAGACATCGTCCGGAAACTGGCATCAGGTGATCTAGACCTTGGTATTGTGGGTTTAGATACAGTCAGTGAATATGGCCAG GGGAATGAGGAGCTTGTCCTTGTTCATGATGCGCTTGACTATGGGAACTGCCGTTTATCCCTGGCT ATTCCCAAATATGGAATTTTTGAGAACATAAATTCTCTGGAAGAACTTGCACAAATGTCTCAATGGACGGCTGAAAAGCCTCTGCGAGTCGCTACTGGATTCACCTAC CTAGGTCCTAAATTTATGAAAGAAAATGGACTAAAGTATGTGACTTTTTCAACTGCTGATGGAGCACTGGAGGCAGCTCCTGTG ATGGGCATAGCTGATGCAATTTTGGACCTTGTGAGTAGTGGAACAACACTGAAAGAAAACAGCTTGAAAGAAATTGAAGGGGGAATTGTGTTGGAAAGCCAG GCTGTTCTTGTTGCAAGCCGGAGAGCATTGATCCAGAGGAAAGGTGCATTGGACATAACAAAAGAGATTCTTGAAAGATTGGAGGCACATTTGAGGGCTGTTGGTCAGTTCACG GTTACTGCAAACATGAGGGGAAGTAGTGCGGAGGAAGTGGCTGAGAGAATACTGGGTCAGCCATCATTATCTGGACTGCAG GGACCTACTGTAAGTTCAGTATTTTGTAAACGTGATGGGAAGGTAGCCCCAGATTACTTTGCCATAGTCGTATGTGTACCCAAAAAGGCACTGTATAAGTCTGTACAACAACTGAGAGCG GTTGGAGGCAGTGGAGTTCTTGTTTCTCCTTTGACCTACATTTTTGATGAAGAGACTCCAAGATGGCGCGAGCTTCTCAGAAAACTAGGACTTTAG
- the LOC115977539 gene encoding ribosome biogenesis protein BOP1 homolog isoform X1 — protein MKIKEEKKKSKSVQNSKSEEVEEEQPSITEQNKLKLKQKQKQLPSHSDSDSDPDYGSPYVSDSEDFSEDGDFDGSLSDSEAGESGSSGDEGVVDSDVDDGLHNDQENQSNSSESHQGVEESDSSEDEVAPRNTVGDVPLVWYKDEEHIGYDLNGKKIKKRTRKDKVESFLESADDAKNWLKVYDEYNDEEVEVTKKELKLINRLLKGKAPHSDFDPYAPYVDWFKWDDAKHPLSNAPEPKRRFIPSKWESKKVVKLVRAIRMGLIKRDKPKEEQQFYHLWGDDSSSTEKANHLSFIPAPKSKLPGHEESYNPSLEYIPTQEEINSYQLMFEEDRPKFIPRRYTSLRSIPAYDNAVKDVFERCLDLYLCPRVRKKRINIDPESLKPKLPSRRDLKPYPVTCYLEYKGHMDAVVSISIEASGQWLASGSLDGTVRIWEVETGRCLRVWEFEEAVKFVAWNPLREIPIVAVSVGQEVFILNTGLGDEEEQKNIKELLRFETPVAPDDSGDKVSVASWHQYDKHEGIRLRHFKTVSSVEWHRKGDYFSTVMPAGESRAVLIHQLSKKHTQRIPFKLRGLPVSSVFHPTKKIFFISTKKNIRAYDLQKQKLIKKLETGLREVSSISVHPGGDNIIVGSREGKLCWFDMDLSSKPYRILKCHPKDITNVAFHRSYPLFASCSDDCTAYVFHGMVYSDLNQNPLIVPLEILRGHTSSNGRGVMDCKFHPRQPWLFTAGADSVIKLYCH, from the exons atgaagattaaggaggaaaagaagaaaagcaaaagtgttcaaaattccaaatccgaagaagtagaagaagaacaGCCTTCAATCACTGAACAAaataaactcaaactcaaacaaaaacaaaaacaattaccaTCTCATTCCGATTCTGATTCTGATCCTGATTACGGTTCTCCTTACGTTTCTGATTCTGAG GATTTTTCAGAGGATGGTGATTTTGATGGATCATTGAGTGATTCAGAAGCTGGAGAAAGTGGTTCATCTGGAGATGAG GGTGTTGTCGACTCAGATGTTGATGATGGCTTGCACAAtgatcaagaaaatcaaagcaACAGCTCTGAATCCCATCAAGGAGTTGAAGAGAGTGATTCCTCTGAAGATGAg GTGGCTCCTCGAAATACAGTTGGAGATGTTCCCTTGGTATGGTATAAGGATGAGGAGCATATTGGATATGACCTTAATgggaaaaagataaagaagagaaCGCGAAAAGATAAAGTAGAATCATTTCTTGAAAGTGCTGATGACGCTAAAAATTG GCTCAAGGTTTATGATGAGTATAATGATGAGGAAGTAGAGGTGACCAAAAAAGAGCTCAAACTTATTAATAGATTGCTCAAAGGAAAGGCACCACATTCTGACTTTGATCCATATGCG CCATATGTTGATTGGTTTAAATGGGATGATGCCAAGCATCCACTCTCAAATGCACCGGAACCGAAGAGGCGGTTCATTCCTTCAAAATGGGAAAGTAAGAAG GTTGTTAAGCTTGTTAGAGCAATTCGTATGGGATTAATAAAGCGTGACAAGCCAAAAGAAGAACAACAATTCTATCATTTGTGGGGAGATGATTCCAGCTCAACAGAAAAGGCTAATCATTTATCTTTCATTCCCGCACCAAAGTCAAAATTGCCAG GCCATGAAGAATCGTATAACCCTTCTTTAGAATACATCCCAACACAAGAAGAGATTAATTCTTATCAATTGATGTTTGAGGAAGATCGTCCTAAGTTTATTCCTAGAAG GTATACATCTTTGAGAAGTATCCCGGCATATGATAATGCTGTTAAGGATGTTTTTGAACGTTGTTTGGATCTATACTTGTGCCCTCGAGTTCGGAAGAAACGT ATTAATATTGATCCAGAATCTTTGAAACCCAAACTTCCAAGTCGAAGGGATCTTAAGCCTTACCCTGTAACATGTTATCTTGAGTACAAAGGTCACATGGATGCTGTTGTGTCAATTTCCATTGAAGCTTCTGGACAGTGGCTTGCTTCAG GTTCGCTTGATGGAACTGTGCGAATTTGGGAGGTTGAAACTGGTAGATGTCTTAGAGTCTGGGAGTTTGAAGAAGCAGTTAAATTTGTGGCATGGAATCCTCTGCGTGAGATTCCTATTGTAGCTGTCTCTGT GGGACAAGAGgtatttattttgaatactgGTTTAGGAGATGAAGAAGaacagaaaaatataaaagaactCCTCCGTTTTGAGACACCTGTAGCGCCAGATGATTCTG GCGACAAGGTGTCCGTTGCAAGCTGGCATCAATATGATAAGCATGAAGGAATCAGGTTAAGGCATTTTAAG ACAGTATCTTCAGTAGAATGGCATCGTAAGGGAGACTACTTTtcaacagtcatgccagctg GCGAATCAAGAGCTGTTCTTATACACCAGCTCTCTAAGAAGCATACACAAAGAATTCCATTCAAGCTGCGTGGACTTCCAGTTTCATCTGTGTTCCATCctacaaaaaaaatctttttcatttcaaCAAAGAAGAATATTCGTGCTTATGATCTGCAGAAACAAAAGCTTATCAAAAAGCTCGAGACTGGACTCCGTGAAGTCTCTTCCATTTCTGTTCATCCTGGGG GTGACAATATAATTGTGGGGAGCAGAGAGGGAAAATTGTGTTGGTTTGACATGGATCTTTCATCTAAACCTTACAGAATTCTAAA GTGTCATCCAAAAGATATTACCAATGTTGCCTTCCATCGCTCATATCCCCTATTTGCTTCATGCTCTGATGACTGCACTGCATATGTTTTTCATGGCATGGTTTATTCAGATCTCAACCAGAATCCTCTTATTGTCCCACTTGAAATTCTTAGAGGCCATACAAGCTCAAATGGTAGAG GAGTAATGGATTGTAAGTTCCATCCAAGGCAGCCTTGGTTATTCACCGCCGGTGCTGATTCAGTGATCAAACTTTACTGTCATTGA
- the LOC115977539 gene encoding ribosome biogenesis protein BOP1 homolog isoform X2 produces the protein MKIKEEKKKSKSVQNSKSEEVEEEQPSITEQNKLKLKQKQKQLPSHSDSDSDPDYGSPYVSDSEDFSEDGDFDGSLSDSEAGESGSSGDEVHDVDDGLHNDQENQSNSSESHQGVEESDSSEDEVAPRNTVGDVPLVWYKDEEHIGYDLNGKKIKKRTRKDKVESFLESADDAKNWLKVYDEYNDEEVEVTKKELKLINRLLKGKAPHSDFDPYAPYVDWFKWDDAKHPLSNAPEPKRRFIPSKWESKKVVKLVRAIRMGLIKRDKPKEEQQFYHLWGDDSSSTEKANHLSFIPAPKSKLPGHEESYNPSLEYIPTQEEINSYQLMFEEDRPKFIPRRYTSLRSIPAYDNAVKDVFERCLDLYLCPRVRKKRINIDPESLKPKLPSRRDLKPYPVTCYLEYKGHMDAVVSISIEASGQWLASGSLDGTVRIWEVETGRCLRVWEFEEAVKFVAWNPLREIPIVAVSVGQEVFILNTGLGDEEEQKNIKELLRFETPVAPDDSGDKVSVASWHQYDKHEGIRLRHFKTVSSVEWHRKGDYFSTVMPAGESRAVLIHQLSKKHTQRIPFKLRGLPVSSVFHPTKKIFFISTKKNIRAYDLQKQKLIKKLETGLREVSSISVHPGGDNIIVGSREGKLCWFDMDLSSKPYRILKCHPKDITNVAFHRSYPLFASCSDDCTAYVFHGMVYSDLNQNPLIVPLEILRGHTSSNGRGVMDCKFHPRQPWLFTAGADSVIKLYCH, from the exons atgaagattaaggaggaaaagaagaaaagcaaaagtgttcaaaattccaaatccgaagaagtagaagaagaacaGCCTTCAATCACTGAACAAaataaactcaaactcaaacaaaaacaaaaacaattaccaTCTCATTCCGATTCTGATTCTGATCCTGATTACGGTTCTCCTTACGTTTCTGATTCTGAG GATTTTTCAGAGGATGGTGATTTTGATGGATCATTGAGTGATTCAGAAGCTGGAGAAAGTGGTTCATCTGGAGATGAGGTACACG ATGTTGATGATGGCTTGCACAAtgatcaagaaaatcaaagcaACAGCTCTGAATCCCATCAAGGAGTTGAAGAGAGTGATTCCTCTGAAGATGAg GTGGCTCCTCGAAATACAGTTGGAGATGTTCCCTTGGTATGGTATAAGGATGAGGAGCATATTGGATATGACCTTAATgggaaaaagataaagaagagaaCGCGAAAAGATAAAGTAGAATCATTTCTTGAAAGTGCTGATGACGCTAAAAATTG GCTCAAGGTTTATGATGAGTATAATGATGAGGAAGTAGAGGTGACCAAAAAAGAGCTCAAACTTATTAATAGATTGCTCAAAGGAAAGGCACCACATTCTGACTTTGATCCATATGCG CCATATGTTGATTGGTTTAAATGGGATGATGCCAAGCATCCACTCTCAAATGCACCGGAACCGAAGAGGCGGTTCATTCCTTCAAAATGGGAAAGTAAGAAG GTTGTTAAGCTTGTTAGAGCAATTCGTATGGGATTAATAAAGCGTGACAAGCCAAAAGAAGAACAACAATTCTATCATTTGTGGGGAGATGATTCCAGCTCAACAGAAAAGGCTAATCATTTATCTTTCATTCCCGCACCAAAGTCAAAATTGCCAG GCCATGAAGAATCGTATAACCCTTCTTTAGAATACATCCCAACACAAGAAGAGATTAATTCTTATCAATTGATGTTTGAGGAAGATCGTCCTAAGTTTATTCCTAGAAG GTATACATCTTTGAGAAGTATCCCGGCATATGATAATGCTGTTAAGGATGTTTTTGAACGTTGTTTGGATCTATACTTGTGCCCTCGAGTTCGGAAGAAACGT ATTAATATTGATCCAGAATCTTTGAAACCCAAACTTCCAAGTCGAAGGGATCTTAAGCCTTACCCTGTAACATGTTATCTTGAGTACAAAGGTCACATGGATGCTGTTGTGTCAATTTCCATTGAAGCTTCTGGACAGTGGCTTGCTTCAG GTTCGCTTGATGGAACTGTGCGAATTTGGGAGGTTGAAACTGGTAGATGTCTTAGAGTCTGGGAGTTTGAAGAAGCAGTTAAATTTGTGGCATGGAATCCTCTGCGTGAGATTCCTATTGTAGCTGTCTCTGT GGGACAAGAGgtatttattttgaatactgGTTTAGGAGATGAAGAAGaacagaaaaatataaaagaactCCTCCGTTTTGAGACACCTGTAGCGCCAGATGATTCTG GCGACAAGGTGTCCGTTGCAAGCTGGCATCAATATGATAAGCATGAAGGAATCAGGTTAAGGCATTTTAAG ACAGTATCTTCAGTAGAATGGCATCGTAAGGGAGACTACTTTtcaacagtcatgccagctg GCGAATCAAGAGCTGTTCTTATACACCAGCTCTCTAAGAAGCATACACAAAGAATTCCATTCAAGCTGCGTGGACTTCCAGTTTCATCTGTGTTCCATCctacaaaaaaaatctttttcatttcaaCAAAGAAGAATATTCGTGCTTATGATCTGCAGAAACAAAAGCTTATCAAAAAGCTCGAGACTGGACTCCGTGAAGTCTCTTCCATTTCTGTTCATCCTGGGG GTGACAATATAATTGTGGGGAGCAGAGAGGGAAAATTGTGTTGGTTTGACATGGATCTTTCATCTAAACCTTACAGAATTCTAAA GTGTCATCCAAAAGATATTACCAATGTTGCCTTCCATCGCTCATATCCCCTATTTGCTTCATGCTCTGATGACTGCACTGCATATGTTTTTCATGGCATGGTTTATTCAGATCTCAACCAGAATCCTCTTATTGTCCCACTTGAAATTCTTAGAGGCCATACAAGCTCAAATGGTAGAG GAGTAATGGATTGTAAGTTCCATCCAAGGCAGCCTTGGTTATTCACCGCCGGTGCTGATTCAGTGATCAAACTTTACTGTCATTGA
- the LOC115977539 gene encoding ribosome biogenesis protein BOP1 homolog isoform X3, with product MRYTGVVDSDVDDGLHNDQENQSNSSESHQGVEESDSSEDEVAPRNTVGDVPLVWYKDEEHIGYDLNGKKIKKRTRKDKVESFLESADDAKNWLKVYDEYNDEEVEVTKKELKLINRLLKGKAPHSDFDPYAPYVDWFKWDDAKHPLSNAPEPKRRFIPSKWESKKVVKLVRAIRMGLIKRDKPKEEQQFYHLWGDDSSSTEKANHLSFIPAPKSKLPGHEESYNPSLEYIPTQEEINSYQLMFEEDRPKFIPRRYTSLRSIPAYDNAVKDVFERCLDLYLCPRVRKKRINIDPESLKPKLPSRRDLKPYPVTCYLEYKGHMDAVVSISIEASGQWLASGSLDGTVRIWEVETGRCLRVWEFEEAVKFVAWNPLREIPIVAVSVGQEVFILNTGLGDEEEQKNIKELLRFETPVAPDDSGDKVSVASWHQYDKHEGIRLRHFKTVSSVEWHRKGDYFSTVMPAGESRAVLIHQLSKKHTQRIPFKLRGLPVSSVFHPTKKIFFISTKKNIRAYDLQKQKLIKKLETGLREVSSISVHPGGDNIIVGSREGKLCWFDMDLSSKPYRILKCHPKDITNVAFHRSYPLFASCSDDCTAYVFHGMVYSDLNQNPLIVPLEILRGHTSSNGRGVMDCKFHPRQPWLFTAGADSVIKLYCH from the exons ATGAGGTACACG GGTGTTGTCGACTCAGATGTTGATGATGGCTTGCACAAtgatcaagaaaatcaaagcaACAGCTCTGAATCCCATCAAGGAGTTGAAGAGAGTGATTCCTCTGAAGATGAg GTGGCTCCTCGAAATACAGTTGGAGATGTTCCCTTGGTATGGTATAAGGATGAGGAGCATATTGGATATGACCTTAATgggaaaaagataaagaagagaaCGCGAAAAGATAAAGTAGAATCATTTCTTGAAAGTGCTGATGACGCTAAAAATTG GCTCAAGGTTTATGATGAGTATAATGATGAGGAAGTAGAGGTGACCAAAAAAGAGCTCAAACTTATTAATAGATTGCTCAAAGGAAAGGCACCACATTCTGACTTTGATCCATATGCG CCATATGTTGATTGGTTTAAATGGGATGATGCCAAGCATCCACTCTCAAATGCACCGGAACCGAAGAGGCGGTTCATTCCTTCAAAATGGGAAAGTAAGAAG GTTGTTAAGCTTGTTAGAGCAATTCGTATGGGATTAATAAAGCGTGACAAGCCAAAAGAAGAACAACAATTCTATCATTTGTGGGGAGATGATTCCAGCTCAACAGAAAAGGCTAATCATTTATCTTTCATTCCCGCACCAAAGTCAAAATTGCCAG GCCATGAAGAATCGTATAACCCTTCTTTAGAATACATCCCAACACAAGAAGAGATTAATTCTTATCAATTGATGTTTGAGGAAGATCGTCCTAAGTTTATTCCTAGAAG GTATACATCTTTGAGAAGTATCCCGGCATATGATAATGCTGTTAAGGATGTTTTTGAACGTTGTTTGGATCTATACTTGTGCCCTCGAGTTCGGAAGAAACGT ATTAATATTGATCCAGAATCTTTGAAACCCAAACTTCCAAGTCGAAGGGATCTTAAGCCTTACCCTGTAACATGTTATCTTGAGTACAAAGGTCACATGGATGCTGTTGTGTCAATTTCCATTGAAGCTTCTGGACAGTGGCTTGCTTCAG GTTCGCTTGATGGAACTGTGCGAATTTGGGAGGTTGAAACTGGTAGATGTCTTAGAGTCTGGGAGTTTGAAGAAGCAGTTAAATTTGTGGCATGGAATCCTCTGCGTGAGATTCCTATTGTAGCTGTCTCTGT GGGACAAGAGgtatttattttgaatactgGTTTAGGAGATGAAGAAGaacagaaaaatataaaagaactCCTCCGTTTTGAGACACCTGTAGCGCCAGATGATTCTG GCGACAAGGTGTCCGTTGCAAGCTGGCATCAATATGATAAGCATGAAGGAATCAGGTTAAGGCATTTTAAG ACAGTATCTTCAGTAGAATGGCATCGTAAGGGAGACTACTTTtcaacagtcatgccagctg GCGAATCAAGAGCTGTTCTTATACACCAGCTCTCTAAGAAGCATACACAAAGAATTCCATTCAAGCTGCGTGGACTTCCAGTTTCATCTGTGTTCCATCctacaaaaaaaatctttttcatttcaaCAAAGAAGAATATTCGTGCTTATGATCTGCAGAAACAAAAGCTTATCAAAAAGCTCGAGACTGGACTCCGTGAAGTCTCTTCCATTTCTGTTCATCCTGGGG GTGACAATATAATTGTGGGGAGCAGAGAGGGAAAATTGTGTTGGTTTGACATGGATCTTTCATCTAAACCTTACAGAATTCTAAA GTGTCATCCAAAAGATATTACCAATGTTGCCTTCCATCGCTCATATCCCCTATTTGCTTCATGCTCTGATGACTGCACTGCATATGTTTTTCATGGCATGGTTTATTCAGATCTCAACCAGAATCCTCTTATTGTCCCACTTGAAATTCTTAGAGGCCATACAAGCTCAAATGGTAGAG GAGTAATGGATTGTAAGTTCCATCCAAGGCAGCCTTGGTTATTCACCGCCGGTGCTGATTCAGTGATCAAACTTTACTGTCATTGA